A stretch of DNA from Leopardus geoffroyi isolate Oge1 chromosome B3, O.geoffroyi_Oge1_pat1.0, whole genome shotgun sequence:
tactttaagaactttttttaaagcacagaaaaaGTAACTACATGTAAGGCCACACAGCAAATCAGTGGATGGACAGAGCTAGCGATGAGAACTTCCATTTGGAAAGCTGGACTCGTATCTTATCAATCTGGCAACTGTATCTCAGTGTGTGATGACTCTTACTAAGTATTCGAAATATTTcagcatatttgtgtgtgtgacagCTCTATCACCCTTGCCAAACTTTAGAAGTACAGAGAATCGACTCTGAACGCAGAGAATATGTAAAAACTAAAGAGCAACAACGCTAGGAAGCAGACAGAGCATACAGTTAGCAGAATCTATCTGGAATCTTGCCCATCGGTCCGACGTCTAAGATGCTATTATTTCCCGTTATGCATTTCTCCATCGTGTTCTTCACAAAGGCTTACACCACCTCTTCTCCACGGGCACATGTGCTTAAACGGTTGGCATTTCTTCTGAACCAAGCAACGATAAAGCAATTACCAAAAACCAGCACTATATTGCCAGAAAGGCAAGTcataaaagaaatggaatcttTTCAATCCACACTTCTCAAGAAGCTAAAAAATACTAGTTTTTAATCACTTAGAGTCTAGACTATTAAAGCAATCAAACCATTTTCCCGTTGATAAATGATGCAAAGCCAAagtaaggaatttaaaaatgatgcAAAACAGAAGTTGAAAAATTACATTCAAAGACTCAAAGCGAGTGACATTTTGTCTTCTACTTGGGGCAAAAAGCTCCTTGATGGCGGAAATGAAGATCCGGAGACAGCACTCCCGGGATAAGGACTGCAAACGTGAGCCGGGCCGACGGTGTAAGGCACTACCTTCACTCCAGCCCACGCCTGGGCTGCCCTGCATGCAAGTAacggggggcagagggaggaagaacacagacacactcagCTTCTCAGGTCCTCTTTGCTGGTTTGGCGGttaactgcttttctctttcaaattcctTCTCCCGTTGCTGCTCCCTTTCCAACTCTTCTTTTTGCCTCTTCTGTTGCAGTTTAAGTGCTCTTTtctatgtcaaaaaaaattttaaaccaagagAACAATCAAGGCTTATCTGTTATGGCCTAATTTAAAAGTAGCAGTGCTTTGACTTGAGGTAATCCATAGGCATTACTAAGtttcatatttaacttttaagCCTGTTCTGGGTAATTTAAGGtccccctcaacacacacacaaaatttaatttcttactcCAAACTCTTACTGACTGAGAACTGCTGTGACAATCAAAATATGAGCTCCTCAGCCCAGCTATTAGTAGAAAAGCCCAGAGTGGCGTTcaaaagaatatgttttaaaggaaaacaatgtaCCATGAATTATGTTACTGTATATGGGTACATAAGAAGTCAGAAAATGAATACTTGAAAAAACAATTAAACCTCCACTTCTATAAAGAATGTGAAACAATTTTCAACTCACTTTTAACTTCGATGTCTTTTCATGAAGCATCAGCATCTCTTTTCTTATATTCACCAACTTGGCATGATAGTGTTTAGCTTCAGTGAACtaaatatggaaaaggaaatgaaaagtcaagTTCAAATAGgccaaagtttttttaaaagggggaaaaaaaatagactgaaagAGTAAGATGGATGAATAATAAATTACTGTTCACTCTGCCTAAATTGGccacattttttaaagccttaaTTATCTCCACATTTTCattccaaaattcaaattttatttaagccTTTAGTAAGTATTTGATAACACTTGATTCAGttcaaactgataaaaaaaaaaaaagttactaaacataaaatagacatttatattGTGTACAGGTAACACTGTGCTTTAAAAACATGCAATATAATCCTAAACTTTTAGTAAGACTATCCAATAATGCTATGAGTTTCATTTGAGAAAAAGTACAACACTCTACTGTCTTCACAAAGAAGAACCTGAACCAGAGTACACAGGACAACTGAAGTGAAGTGTCCGCCCATCAGGAAAAACCAAGCTGTGGTCAGAGAATCCTGGGAGGGCTGTGGACAAATCTGGTCATGTTCCTGGGGCTTCTAAAGCGAGACCAAGCAGAACAACCTCTGTAAGGACACTTGTCTTCCCAAGCCATGGTATGTATAGACTTTTCCATCTCATCCAgggatgggagagaaagaaaaaagcaccTCATTCTCAGGAGCCAAGGTTAACAGACAGAGACCAGGTAATAAGAGTGAGAGGAGTGTCAGTAGAGAAATTAGCAGCCTTCATGTATCTACAAATAAAGTCTTAGTCTGATGAGCTCTAGAGCTTCcagaccctctccctctctctctgggcctcagagttTTCAGTTCCTGAATGATAATCGAACCACTTGGgctgagagaggaaaaaacaggaagaCAGTTTCTGCCCCTTCAGACTGAAGCAACACTATTACATCTGCttggttcattcatttatcattcattcactcagcaaatatttgttctgCTGCAATATGAACTCAGTGGGGAAGACACAAGTAGGTCAGTGTAGCCTTGTCCACCTCCTTCACAAGTCAGAAAACTTTGTATTTACTACCCCAGGCTTCTGCCTAATGCAAGAGAAAACAGACTTGTTTTTGAttataataaagggaaaaattaatgaGCCACATTTGTCCAACAGAAAGCTCATTTTTTGACATTCATATAAAAGTCTACAAAATCATGCAAACCAAGCTACTGCTTCACGTTGAGGTGAAGAGAAAGGTAGCCACAAGTTCCTTACTTTTGTCAATTCcctgtttcttaaaataaagagTAGCAGTTCCTCTCACcaaaaaactataaagcttctgaTGAAACTAAACTACTGTCATATATACTGAAAGATATAAAGCGTCTCTAAAGGATCCCCAAAGAGTCCATTTCAGTATTAATTTGTGATGGCATTATGAATGGGCCATACAATTAAACAAAATGCTGGTTTTAAAAAAGCCATGTAATTGATTAGGAAAGATGCACTTTCCTTAAGGGAAAACAGTACCCCAAAAGTTCCTTACTTTTAGTTCCCTTTTAGAAGTCTTTAACTATGAGCACATCTATTCCAGACTGTCATAAATAAGTTCCTTTTTCTACTATAGGCTCAACATCTGAAAGATAACAAGTCAAGACAATAGAAGTTCTAGTAAAGTAAATCAAGGTTTCCCATTAAAGgacaaattctaaaatttaaaaattagagaaaatgggtgcctgggtgactcagtcggttaagtgtccggctcctggttttggctcaggtcatgatctcacagttgtgggttcaagccttgcattgggctccgtgctgctggtgcagagcctgcttgggattctctcccccgaccccccgcctcaaaataaataaataaacttttaaaaaaatgttaaaaaaaaatttagaggaaaagATCCTAAACATACCTAACTACAACGTCGCACAGGAAAAACCTAGTTATTTCTAAGCCAAGATGTCATTAAGCTATGTCAACTCACATCATACTTACCAAAGCATTAATATCCAACATAGAATGgcattctttaaattttgaaatctCTTGTTCCAGTGTGTCTAGTAATACAACTTGGTTCTGTCTGAAACAAAAGCACATAGTCAAAATAAACCATATATACTGTTAAGTGCTGGTTCATTAAAAAGGAATCACATTtaggacacccgggtggctcagtcggttaagcgtccaactttggctcaggtcatgatctcacagtttgtgagttcgagccccacgttgtgctctgtgctgacagcgcggagcctggagcctgcttccagttctatgtctccctctctctttgcccctcccccgcccctgctcacactgtctctctctctctctctctctcaaaaataaataaacattaaaaaaaactttttttaaagaggaatcaCATTTCATCTTGGTTAAtgtcaaaagtaaaaattcaggggcgcctgggtggcgcagtcggttaagcgtccgacttcagccaggtcacgatctcgcggtccgtgagttcgagccccgcgtcgggctctgggctgatggctcagagcctggagcctgtttccgattctgtgtctccctctctctctgcccctcccccgttcatgctctgtctctctctgtcccaaaaataaataaacgttgaaaaaaaaaaaaaaagtaaaaaaaaaaaaaaaaagtaaaaattcagttgaggggcgcccgggtggctcagtcggttaagcgtccgtcttcagctcaggtcacgatcttgcggtccgtgagttcgagccccacgtcgggctctgggctgatggctcagagcctggaacctgcttgattctgtgtctccctctctctctgcccctcccccattcatgctctgtctctctctgtctcaaaaataaacttaaaaaaaaaaaaaaagctgctgaggattcaactgagtttaaaaaaaaaaaaatcagttgaaaaTTTATTCACTCTCCAAGGCTTATTTGGTCTAATaaaatccttttcaaaataacattCCACAGACACATTCTGATAACTGTGTCTTTTATTCTTGCCTAAATGAGCAATAATTCTAATAATTAAATCTAACTGTAATGACTGAAATCatcaaatcatttaaaattattatttgttacttctaacaaaaaaagttttttatacCATCTTGCCCAAAAAACgtgatattttatgtatattaaaccTGCAACATTATCATAAAGGCAATGGGGAGCAACgacttttttaaaggtttatttctttttgagacagagtccaggagccagggaggaacagagatagggagatagaggatcctaagcagactACAAGCCGGCAGCAGCGAGCTTGAGCTCGAACTCCTGAaacgtgacatcgtgacctgaactgaagtctgatgctcaaccgcctgagccacccaggtgctctggggaGCCATGACTTTTTAGATTAGAGTTGGGGAAAATGCAGTATCGAGTTATACTAAATCAGAAGAGGGTAGTAAGAAGATGTAAAAACAGGACCAGGAATCACAAGATGCCCCACCAATAACCAGTTGTATAAtcttggaaatttattttcttgggcctaaatttctttatttataaagtggGAAGCTCACACCAGGTAACTTCTAAGGTTCCTCATGAAAATTCTGATTCAAATCCTTTTATTGAGGAATAGAAGCCAACTTTCCTGATGTCCCTCTCCGGATCAACCAATGCCAGGCTCACGGGATGAGAAACACTGAGGGGCCActgaattaaacattaaaacaatttttttaaggtttatttatttattttgagagagatagagtgcacaTGGgtgcacaagctggagagggacagagagagagagagagagagagagagagagagagagagagaatcccaagcagctccatgctgtcagcgcagagcccgacgcagggacttgatctcacaaactgcgagatcatgacctgagctgacatcatgatgcttaactgactgagccacccaggcgcctctaaacattttaaagaatactaCAGGCAAAGCAAAATATGACGTGATTTGCTTGTGAAGCTATGCTAAACAGAgaacaatgataaaaaaaatagcaatgtaGAGGATGAAAAGCAGTTACAACATCTCCATCATCCAGCAGTAAGTTTGGCAAATCCCACAGGTCACAAGTTTGTCCCTTCAGCTCTGACTAGAGACCACAGAAAGTGAAATATAGAACAAATAAGAAGAAGCCAGCAAGTCAATGATCCCACATAAACAGGAAAGCAATGACACTGTTACAACTAGAAAACAGTAAAGaacaatcaatgaaaccaaaagttggttcttcaaAAGATCAATAGAATGGATAAACCTCTGGCGAGGctcacaaagaaaaagagagaggacacaaattactaacaTGACTTATAGAAGAGAAATCATCACTGACTCCATGGACATTAAAGGGACCATAAAAGAATACCTCCAACAACTCTGTCCACAAATTGATATCTCAGATGGAAATGACTAAtcccttgaaagacacaaacttccaaaactcacacaaggagACACAGATCATCTAAGTAGGTCTACATTTGTTAAAGGAATTCAGTCAGTAAGTAATAACCTTCCAGAAATGAAAAtgccaggaccagatggcttcacacttaatttctgccaaatatttaaggaaggaaTTACACAAATTCTCCACAATAGTTTCCAGCAAAGTCAAGGCAGAGGGAGCACATCCTaactcattctacgaggccaaCATTATgtgaaaaccaaaaccagataaagatattacaagaaaggaaaaccgTAGaccagtatctttttttaaagtaggctctacatacaacacagaactcaaagcagggcctgaactcaccaccctgagataaagacctgagctgagatcaagagtcagacacttaactgactgagccacccaagcatctcTAGACCAGTATCTTTTATGAACAGAGATGGAAAAATCCTCCACAAAGtattaacaaaacaaatccaacaatatataaaaagaattatacaccacaatcaaatgagatttattccaaGTATTCAAAGccggttcaacatttgaaaatcaatcagtgtgatccAGCATATCAactgactaaagaagaaaaatcatttggtACTATTATATgatgcagaaaagacatttgacaaagtccaacacccattcatgattaaaaactctcaacaaactagagagaggaacttcctcaacttgataaagaacattaaaaaaaaactacagctaacatcacacttgtGAGAAACTAGACGCTTTCCCTTTATGATCAGGAGTAAGGAGAGGATGTCTGCTCCCTATTCCTATTCAACATCGTACTGGAAGCTCTAGCTAATGGAatgagacaagaaaaggaaataaaatgtatacagactggaaaggaagaaataaaactgtctttgttcacagatgattGCCCATgtggaaaatcccaaagaatcaacaaaatatgTGAGTATAGCATGGTTTCAGGAGGATATCAGGTTAATGTGTAAAAGTCAGCAgtgaataattagaaaaattagaaaaatcaatacCTCACATGAAATACTttgatataaatctaacaaaatatgtacaggaGCTAtaagcaaaaactataaaactccaatgaaataaattttaaaagatccaaGTAACAGATATTGCAAGTACATGGAATAAGAAACTCAATATTGTTATCCTCccaattcttcccaacttgatctgtGGAATTTATGCAATCTCAATTTAAACCACACCAAGTTATTTTGgagatatcaacaaactgattctaaaattcacattgaAAGGCCAAGACCAAGAATAGCCAAAACACAATGaataagaacaaagctggaagactTACGCTACTCAATTTCAAGATTTACTGCAAAACTACAGAAATCAAAACAGCATGATATCGGTAAAACAGACACATCAATGCAACACTATAGAAAGCTCTTAAATAGATCCACACAAATACAGTCAACTCCtctttgacaaaagagcaaagaTAATGCAGTGGATTCAGgctagtcttttcaacaaatgcgaGCGAACAACTGGACAGTGACGTGCAAAGAAATTAACCTACACAAAGACCTTACAATTTCataagaattaactcaaaatggaccataggtctaaatataaaaagtaaaaccctaaaacatctagaagaaaacacaggagaaaatcttagGTGACCTTGATTCGGTGATGaatttttacatgaaatatcaAAATCatgatccatgaaaaaaaaattaagtggctCAGTCTGggtaagtgtctgagtcttgatttaggctcaggtcatgatctcatggtttgtgggatcaagccccatgtaaggctctgagctaacagcacagagcctgcttgggatattctttctctctctttctctctctctctctctctctctctctctcaaaagaaataaataaacattaaaaaaacaaaactttaagaggcacctgggaggtccagtcggttaagtgtccaactttggctcaggtcatgatctcacagttcttgagttcgagccgcaTCATCGGCATCAcggctgtcagcctgtcagtgcagagcccccttcagatcctgtacccctcactctgcccctctcccactactgctctctcaaaaataaacaaacataaaaaaaaaaa
This window harbors:
- the BLOC1S6 gene encoding biogenesis of lysosome-related organelles complex 1 subunit 6 isoform X2, with the protein product MSVPGPTSPDGVLAGPPHGLGAGEPTPGLSDTSPDEGLLEDLAVEDKAVEQLAEGLLSHYLPDLQRSKQALQELTQNQVVLLDTLEQEISKFKECHSMLDINALFTEAKHYHAKLVNIRKEMLMLHEKTSKLKKRALKLQQKRQKEELEREQQREKEFEREKQLTAKPAKRT
- the BLOC1S6 gene encoding biogenesis of lysosome-related organelles complex 1 subunit 6 isoform X1; protein product: MQTWDETCYSQRVFPWILLGARLPEDSPTPAFLPCGLSDTSPDEGLLEDLAVEDKAVEQLAEGLLSHYLPDLQRSKQALQELTQNQVVLLDTLEQEISKFKECHSMLDINALFTEAKHYHAKLVNIRKEMLMLHEKTSKLKKRALKLQQKRQKEELEREQQREKEFEREKQLTAKPAKRT